A single window of Coffea eugenioides isolate CCC68of chromosome 7, Ceug_1.0, whole genome shotgun sequence DNA harbors:
- the LOC113777431 gene encoding receptor-like protein 6: protein MFSISTYASCDHSYPKTTRWKADTDCCNWDGVTCHNVTGRVIGLDLSCGQLQGVIHRNSTLFHLFHLRRLNLAFNDFTGSRISHRFGSLKSLTHLNLSYSNFQGEVVSEISHLSNLISLDLSANDLLRYEPSNFEAMLQNLTHLRELSLSYVNISSDLRVNFSSSLTYLDLSSTKITGNLPSNAFHLPNMQVLLLGGNENLTVSLSKLNCSISYSLKQLDLSRTSFSTALPNSIGCIGSLNSLNLGYSQISGVIPESIGNLTQLTELFLDGNYLLGKIPNKFSILQKISTLSLGHNLLSGKFPKSLLNLMHLDFLDLSSNQLTGEIGDFKNRLLSEIRLQNNQLTGSIPPSIFTIPTLSHLDLSANHFNGVGQDLFVDFNQLQKNPLQTEAPWHTTNNVSISYPDFAYLGLSSCQIKEFPEFLRNSESLVFLDLSNNTILGEIPSWFMSKTFDKLFYLNLSHNFLTSTIDQLPVASSMVYLDVSSNSLQGQIPSSICDSNNLGILDLSNNNLSGLIPQCLGNFSQNLDIMDLGNNRLFGTMPTTFSKGSSLRFLMLNDNQLQGPLPQSLAHCKDLELLDLGNNKIDDKFPIWLEILSNLEVLVLKSNQFHGTIGSCQTKSPFPQLRIIDASHNELTGSLPEDIISNFNAMKSSKHQQKELVQYMTGESFGVYYYIHSVGLFIKGAEYSLERVLIAQTVIDFSGNRFEGQIPEIIGFLHSLQTLTLSHNNFSGGIPRALGNLSMLESLDLSWNQLEGTIPRELVNLDFLGFLNLSENHLVGPIPRGRHFDTFGDDSYRGNLDLCGFPLTKDCGDTEAPPPATPWEAEEQYDDSEFFDGFTWKAVLLGYGCGLVLGLVMGGLIFLTGKPRWFVLIVEESFKPRRRPRKWIHIRT from the coding sequence ATGTTTAGCATATCAACTTATGCTTCCTGTGATCATTCATATCCAAAGACAACACGTTGGAAAGCAGATACGGATTGTTGCAATTGGGACGGCGTCACATGCCACAACGTCACCGGTCGTGTGATTGGGCTGGATCTGAGTTGCGGCCAGCTTCAGGGAGTCATTCATCGAAACTCTACCCTTTTTCATCTTTTCCATCTCCGTCGCCTCAACCTtgcttttaatgattttacCGGTTCACGAATTTCACACCGATTTGGTTCACTGAAAAGTTTGACCCACCTCAATCTCTCGTATTCAAATTTTCAAGGTGAAGTTGTTTCAGAAATATCACACCTGTCCAACCTAATTTCACTTGATCTCTCTGCCAATGATCTTCTAAGATATGAACCTAGCAATTTTGAAGCGATGCTTCAGAACTTAACCCATTTAAGAGAGCTGTCGCTTTCATATGTGAACATCTCATCCGATTTGAGGGTGAATTTTTCTTCATCTTTGACGTATCTAGATCTCTCATCTACTAAAATAACAGGTAATCTACCAAGTAATGCTTTTCATCTGCCGAATATGCAAGTTCTCTTGTTGGGTGGCAATGAAAATCTTACTGTTAGTTTATCAAAATTGAACTGCAGCATTTCTTATTCTTTGAAGCAGTTGGACTTATCGCGTACAAGTTTCTCTACTGCACTGCCAAATTCAATTGGGTGCATAGGCTCCTTAAATTCTTTGAATCTAGGATATTCTCAAATTTCTGGTGTCATTCCTGAATCAATTGGCAACCTTACACAGCTTACTGAATTGTTTCTGGATGGTAACTATCTTCTAGGGAAAATAccaaataaattttccattttacAAAAGATAAGTACGCTGTCACTAGGTCACAATTTATTGTCCGGGAAATTTCCAAAGTCACTTCTCAACCTTATGCATCTTGACTTTTTAGATCTCTCTAGTAATCAACTGACAGGAGAAATTGGAGATTTCAAAAATAGGTTACTATCAGAGATTCGGTTGCAAAATAATCAACTAACTGGTTCAATTCCTCCATCAATTTTTACTATTCCAACCCTATCTCACCTTGACCTTTCAGCAAACCATTTTAATGGGGTTGGGCAAGACTTGTTTGTGGACTTCAATCAACTTCAAAAGAACCCTCTTCAGACTGAAGCCCCATGGCACACTACAAACAATGTGAGCATTTCCTATCCAGATTTTGCGTACTTGGGATTGTCTTCTTGCCAGATAAAGGAATTTCCAGAGTTTCTTAGAAATTCAGAGAGTTTAGTATTTCTGGACCTCTCAAATAACACAATTCTTGGTGAAATTCCAAGCTGGTTCATGTCCAAGACTTTTGATAAGTTGTTCTACTTGAACCTTTCGCATAACTTTTTGACTAGTACCATAGACCAACTACCCGTTGCTTCATCTATGGTGTATCTGGATGTGAGTTCCAACTCACTTCAGGGCCAAATACCTTCTTCTATCTGTGATTCAAATAATCTTGGTATTCTTGATTTGTCAAATAACAATTTGTCTGGCCTAATTCCTCAATGCCTGGGAAACTTCAGCCAGAACCTAGACATTATGGATTTGGGAAATAATAGGCTTTTTGGCACCATGCCCACAACATTTTCAAAAGGCAGCTCTCTACGGTTTCTTATGCTAAACGATAATCAATTACAAGGGCCACTGCCACAATCTTTAGCTCATTGTAAAGATCTGGAACTCCTTGATTTAGGGAACAACAAGATAGATGataaatttccaatttggttggAAATTCTTTCTAATCTGGAGGTCCTAGTATTGAAATCTAATCAATTTCACGGAACAATTGGCAGTTGTCAAACAAAAAGTCCATTTCCTCAGCTGAGAATAATTGATGCATCCCACAATGAGCTCACTGGTTCTCTACCTGAAGACATTATCAGCAATTTCAATGCCATGAAAAGTTCAAAGCATCAGCAAAAGGAATTAGTCCAGTATATGACGGGAGAAAGCTTTGGAGTTTATTATTACATCCATTCTGTGGGTTTGTTTATCAAAGGGGCAGAGTACAGCCTTGAAAGAGTCCTAATAGCTCAAACAGTGATTGACTTCTCAGGCAACAGATTCGAAGGACAAATTCCAGAGATTATCGGATTCCTTCATTCTCTTCAAACACTCACTCTCTCTCATAATAACTTTAGTGGTGGTATTCCTAGGGCATTAGGGAATTTGAGTATGCTTGAATCTCTAGACCTGTCGTGGAACCAACTTGAAGGAACCATTCCTAGGGAGCTAGTGAATCTGGATTTTCTTGGATTCTTAAACCTTTCTGAAAATCATCTAGTTGGACCCATTCCACGAGGAAGGCACTTTGatacatttggagatgattcaTACAGAgggaatttggacttgtgtggATTTCCCCTGACGAAAGATTGTGGAGATACAGAGGCACCACCACCAGCCACGCCATGGGAAGCTGAAGAACAATATGATGATTCTGAATTCTTTGATGGATTCACTTGGAAAGCTGTTCTCCTGGGATATGGCTGTGGATTAGTGCTCGGATTAGTTATGGGAGGTCTCATTTTCTTGACAGGAAAACCAAGATGGTTTGTACTGATTGTCGAAGAGTCGTTCAAACCGCGAAGGCGACCGAGGAAATGGATCCACATACGCACTTAA